A genomic region of Sulfobacillus acidophilus DSM 10332 contains the following coding sequences:
- a CDS encoding transposase IS3/IS911 family protein (PFAM: Integrase core domain; Transposase~InterPro IPR002514~KEGG: afl:Aflv_1178 transposase~PFAM: Transposase IS3/IS911~SPTR: Transposase IS3/IS911 family protein;~manually curated): MANHYDREFKAQAVQLVLTQQKTGAQVARELGIPSKTLYAWVAAYKADPVEPFVGSGHLKAEDQALRDLQRRIRDLEEENAILKKSDAHLHQRSDVIVRFIHEHRFTFSITKMCQILDVSRSGYYAWCHRPPSTRAQARARRVERIRAVFTTSGERYGSPKITAVLRREGERISQKTVARLMHDHRLRSRVTRKYKATTNSRHTWPVHENVLNRTFSADRPHAVWMADITYIPTEEGWLYLASLQDLYTRKIVGWAVDRRMTQDLVIRALDRAVIHSRPPAGVLHHSDRGSQYAAAAYQERLQQYGMTASMSRKGNCYDNAMIESWHSLLKKELIYLTKFRTRAEAEVAIFAYIEIFYNRQRIHSALDYQTPAEADAAYHARYG; the protein is encoded by the exons ATGGCCAATCATTATGATCGGGAATTTAAAGCCCAGGCGGTTCAGCTGGTCTTGACCCAACAAAAAACCGGTGCCCAAGTGGCCCGTGAGCTGGGCATTCCGAGTAAGACGTTATATGCGTGGGTGGCTGCCTATAAGGCCGACCCGGTAGAACCCTTTGTCGGCAGCGGGCATCTGAAAGCGGAAGACCAAGCCCTGCGCGATTTGCAGAGACGCATTCGAGATCTCGAAGAGGAGAATGCGATCCTAAAAAAA AGCGATGCGCATCTTCACCAACGATCGGACGTCATCGTTCGGTTCATTCATGAACACCGCTTCACCTTCTCGATCACGAAGATGTGCCAGATCCTCGACGTCTCGCGAAGCGGATATTATGCCTGGTGCCATCGTCCACCCAGTACCCGGGCGCAAGCCCGGGCCCGGCGGGTCGAACGGATTCGAGCGGTGTTTACGACATCGGGCGAACGGTATGGTAGCCCCAAAATCACCGCCGTGTTACGGCGGGAAGGCGAGCGCATCAGTCAAAAAACGGTGGCGCGGTTGATGCACGACCATCGGTTGCGCTCCCGCGTGACACGGAAATATAAAGCCACCACGAATTCGCGGCACACGTGGCCGGTGCACGAGAACGTCTTGAATCGAACGTTTAGCGCGGATCGCCCACATGCTGTGTGGATGGCGGATATTACCTACATCCCCACAGAGGAAGGATGGCTCTATTTAGCGAGCCTTCAGGACTTGTACACCCGAAAAATTGTGGGATGGGCGGTGGATCGGCGCATGACGCAAGATTTGGTCATCCGGGCCTTAGACCGTGCGGTGATCCACAGCCGGCCGCCGGCCGGCGTGCTGCATCACTCGGATCGCGGCAGCCAATATGCCGCCGCGGCGTACCAGGAACGCCTTCAGCAGTACGGCATGACCGCGAGCATGAGTCGCAAAGGAAATTGTTACGATAACGCCATGATTGAATCCTGGCACAGTCTCCTCAAGAAGGAGCTGATTTACCTGACGAAATTTCGAACACGGGCGGAAGCGGAAGTCGCGATCTTTGCCTATATCGAGATTTTCTATAATCGGCAGCGGATCCATAGTGCCCTGGATTATCAGACTCCGGCCGAGGCCGATGCAGCGTATCATGCGCGATACGGCTAA